The DNA sequence GTGCTTGCACCCCGGCCAGCAGCAGGGGCGGCGCTTGCCTTCCTCGAGTTCTTCCTGGGTGCGACGGATGCGACGCTCCCGCGTCTTCTCCTGCTTGGCGTCCTCGACCCAGCAGATGAATTCATTGCGGCCCAAGGGCGTGCAGTCTTTCCAGAGTTCCAGCGCGGTCGCGTTGGCGAGCAAGGCCGCCCGCAGGTCCGACGGCAGTGCATGGACGACGCCTCCCGGCACCTGACTGCTCATGGAGTCAGATTAGCCGCGTAGCGCCCCCGGCCGGCAACGCCTCACGAAGGTACCTGTCCGGAAGTCACGCGCCCGGGCGGGCGCGGCATTGACCGTGGCGTCAGTAGTTCTGGCTTCTCACCCGGGCGCGACGTGGTGATCCACATCCGGACGGCGACCCGGTCGGCGGTCTCCACCCACGACCCGTCGGAGTACATCACGAATTCAGGGTGGTAGTAGCGCTCGATCAGCTCGGCGTTCTTCGGAATCAGTCCGGGACGCTCGCATAGGCGCGCACGGGGAAGGTGCCGAATCCCTCGATACGGGGCGGCGCTGCGGTGAATCGCGCTCCTCGCTCGGGCAGCTGTGCCAGGTTGGTGAGATGCTCGACGACGTGAATACCGTTGTCCAGCAACACAGTATGAACTGGACGGCAGCCACCGGAATCCGCACTGATGTCGTCGATGTTGACGGAGTCGATGCCGACCAGAACCACGCCAGCATCCGCCAGGCGGCGGGCCGCAGCCTCGGTGAGATACGGGGCATCCGCAGCATAGACCTCGGTGCCGAAATGCCGGTCCCAACCGGTGTCGATCAGCACGGCCGAGCCAGCCGCGAT is a window from the Mycolicibacterium anyangense genome containing:
- a CDS encoding YdeI/OmpD-associated family protein, with translation MSSQVPGGVVHALPSDLRAALLANATALELWKDCTPLGRNEFICWVEDAKQEKTRERRIRRTQEELEEGKRRPCCWPGCKHRERTGKP
- a CDS encoding cyclase family protein, which translates into the protein MIVDLSHTIRAGLITYPGLPGPSIMPHLTREASREIYGPGTEFAMDVITMIGNTGTYLDSPFHRFEHGGDLASLDLNTLVDLPAVVIHHRKPTRVVGVKDMPEDIAAGSAVLIDTGWDRHFGTEVYAADAPYLTEAAARRLADAGVVLVGIDSVNIDDISADSGGCRPVHTVLLDNGIHVVEHLTNLAQLPERGARFTAAPPRIEGFGTFPVRAYASVPD